In the Clostridium sporogenes genome, one interval contains:
- a CDS encoding NAD(P)/FAD-dependent oxidoreductase, translating to MYDVSIIGAGVVGSAIARELSKYNLKVCLIEKEEDVGTGASKANSGIVHGGYVAKYGTLKGELCIKGNGMYNQLEKELNFGYRKPGALVIGFDEEDENRIKKLYENGIKVGCDDLEIIYGDKIKELEPHINKNVKVALYDKSVGVASPYEMTIALAENAIENGVDLKLETKVLTIDKENKIFIINTNKGEIKSKYIVNAAGLYSDKIANMLEMNDFKILPRRGEYVLSTKDQGDIVNKVIFQVPTEKGKGILVTTTYHGNFMIGPDAQEVIDKEDIGTDIESIESIIKTARKSIPDFDVRKSLTTFAGIRAISSTGDFVIGETKVKGFINAAGIDSPGLTSSPAIAEKIVGILKEAGLKLIKNEKFNPYRKAIIIKKDEFFDGKIDDKDPSENIICRCEKVTEAEIIDAMKRGIPVKSTDAIKRRTRAGMGFCQGNFCRPRVKAIIAREMGIPLEQITVRGKDSGEPLKRVNINIIRKIKDI from the coding sequence ATGTATGATGTTAGTATTATAGGTGCTGGTGTTGTTGGATCAGCTATTGCTAGAGAGTTATCAAAATATAATTTAAAAGTATGTCTTATAGAAAAAGAGGAGGATGTTGGAACAGGGGCCTCAAAAGCAAATAGTGGTATTGTTCATGGTGGATATGTAGCTAAGTATGGAACTTTAAAAGGAGAATTATGTATAAAAGGAAACGGTATGTACAATCAGCTTGAAAAAGAGCTTAACTTTGGATATAGAAAACCAGGTGCATTAGTAATAGGTTTTGATGAGGAGGATGAAAATAGAATAAAAAAATTATATGAAAATGGTATAAAAGTAGGGTGTGATGATCTGGAAATAATATATGGGGATAAAATAAAAGAATTAGAGCCTCATATAAATAAAAATGTTAAAGTTGCATTATATGATAAAAGTGTTGGTGTAGCTTCTCCTTATGAAATGACTATAGCCCTTGCTGAAAATGCAATAGAAAATGGAGTAGATTTAAAATTAGAAACAAAAGTATTAACTATAGATAAAGAAAATAAAATTTTTATAATAAATACTAATAAAGGAGAAATAAAAAGTAAGTATATTGTAAATGCTGCTGGATTATATAGTGATAAGATAGCTAATATGTTAGAGATGAATGATTTTAAAATATTGCCAAGAAGAGGTGAGTATGTACTTTCTACCAAAGATCAAGGTGATATTGTAAATAAGGTTATATTCCAAGTGCCAACAGAAAAAGGGAAAGGAATATTAGTCACTACTACTTATCATGGAAACTTTATGATAGGTCCCGATGCGCAGGAGGTAATAGACAAAGAAGATATAGGAACAGATATAGAAAGTATAGAATCTATAATAAAAACAGCTAGAAAATCTATACCAGATTTTGACGTAAGAAAATCTTTAACTACCTTTGCAGGTATAAGAGCAATTAGTAGTACAGGAGATTTTGTAATAGGAGAAACAAAAGTAAAAGGCTTTATAAATGCAGCAGGCATAGATTCACCAGGTCTTACATCTTCGCCAGCTATAGCAGAAAAAATAGTAGGAATTCTTAAGGAAGCTGGATTAAAATTAATAAAAAATGAAAAATTTAATCCTTATAGAAAAGCTATAATTATTAAAAAGGATGAGTTTTTTGATGGAAAGATAGATGATAAAGATCCAAGTGAAAATATAATATGTAGATGTGAAAAAGTAACAGAAGCAGAAATAATAGATGCAATGAAAAGAGGAATTCCTGTAAAATCTACAGATGCAATAAAAAGGCGTACAAGAGCAGGTATGGGATTTTGTCAAGGTAATTTTTGTAGACCAAGAGTAAAAGCTATAATAGCAAGAGAAATGGGGATACCTTTAGAACAGATTACTGTAAGGGGTAAAGATTCAGGAGAACCTCTTAAAAGGGTAAATATTAATATTATAAGAAAAATTAAGGATATTTAA
- a CDS encoding MerR family transcriptional regulator — translation MLKIGDFSKLSRISIRMLRHYNEIGLLIPENIDDFTGYRYYSETQLPVANRITALKDMGFSLGIIGEILSQYNDSYKLKTYLQLKQREIQEETDILNQRLLLLESTLNRLGKDDNVMNYNVTLKELPKRTVASVRKVIPYYDQEGMLWHILMQETSDLKMQDDNPCYTLAIFHDGEHKEQDVDVEVQKSVKGNYKNTENVVFKTVEPIKMASATYQGSYKKINEVNEAVANWVRDNGYEFNGLSFCIYHVSPHETQNPEEWITEVCYPVKEK, via the coding sequence ATGTTAAAAATAGGTGATTTTTCAAAACTATCAAGAATTAGTATAAGAATGCTTAGGCATTATAATGAAATAGGTTTACTTATACCTGAAAATATTGATGATTTCACAGGTTATCGTTATTACAGTGAAACACAACTCCCTGTTGCAAATCGTATTACAGCACTAAAAGATATGGGATTTAGCCTTGGTATAATAGGTGAAATTCTATCTCAATATAACGATTCTTATAAGCTTAAAACCTATCTTCAATTAAAACAAAGGGAAATACAAGAGGAAACTGATATATTAAATCAACGACTTTTACTACTAGAAAGCACATTGAATAGATTAGGAAAGGATGATAATGTAATGAATTATAATGTTACTTTAAAAGAATTACCTAAACGAACTGTTGCAAGTGTACGTAAAGTTATACCTTATTATGATCAAGAAGGTATGCTTTGGCATATTCTAATGCAGGAAACTTCAGATCTTAAAATGCAAGATGATAATCCATGTTATACCCTAGCAATCTTTCACGATGGAGAGCATAAAGAACAGGATGTTGATGTTGAAGTACAAAAATCTGTTAAAGGAAATTATAAAAATACTGAAAATGTAGTATTCAAAACTGTGGAACCTATTAAAATGGCATCAGCAACTTATCAAGGTAGTTATAAAAAAATAAACGAAGTAAACGAAGCTGTTGCTAATTGGGTTCGTGATAACGGTTACGAATTTAATGGGCTATCTTTCTGTATCTATCATGTTAGTCCTCATGAAACGCAAAATCCTGAAGAATGGATTACAGAAGTGTGCTATCCTGTGAAAGAGAAATAA
- a CDS encoding amino acid permease produces MSQNKDKRIVWYMLAFMAFSTVWGFGNVINGFSEYEGLKAIVSWIIIFAIYFVPYALMVGELGSAFKDCGGGVSSWINETIGPKLAYYAGWTYWVVHMPYISQKPSGLMIATSWAIFQDKRISSMNTKLMQLICLIIFLIAIYIASKGLNPLKKLATLAGTSMFVMSILFIILMVAAPAITTAHLNEIKWSFNTFMPTFDTKFFTNLAILVFAVGGCEKISPYVNKMENPSTGFSKGMITLAIMVAVCAILGTVSLGMMFDSNNVPKDLMTNGAYYAFQKLGEYYKLGNFFVIIYAITNIIAQFAVLIISIDAPLRMLLDSADERFIPKKMFEKNKYGSYKNGNKLILVIVSILIVVPAIGIGSVDELVKWLVKLNAVCMPLRYLWVFAAYVALKKAGQKFNREYYFVKNDKLGMILGSWCFVFTAFACIGGMYSTDPFKFILNIVTPFVLIGLGVIMPYLAKKNDA; encoded by the coding sequence ATGTCACAAAATAAGGATAAGCGAATTGTTTGGTACATGCTTGCCTTTATGGCATTTTCAACTGTATGGGGTTTTGGCAACGTTATCAATGGTTTTTCGGAATATGAAGGACTTAAAGCAATTGTTTCTTGGATTATAATTTTTGCTATTTATTTTGTACCATATGCTTTAATGGTAGGTGAATTAGGATCAGCCTTTAAAGACTGTGGTGGAGGAGTAAGTTCATGGATAAATGAAACTATAGGACCAAAGCTTGCATATTATGCTGGATGGACATACTGGGTAGTTCACATGCCTTATATTTCACAAAAACCATCAGGTCTTATGATTGCAACAAGCTGGGCTATTTTTCAAGATAAAAGAATAAGTTCTATGAACACAAAACTTATGCAGTTAATTTGTTTGATAATATTTTTAATTGCTATTTATATTGCATCAAAGGGGTTAAATCCATTAAAAAAACTAGCCACACTTGCAGGCACATCAATGTTTGTAATGTCTATTCTATTTATTATTTTAATGGTGGCAGCACCTGCAATTACAACTGCACATCTAAATGAAATTAAATGGTCTTTTAATACTTTCATGCCAACTTTTGATACGAAATTTTTTACCAATCTGGCTATACTAGTATTTGCGGTGGGAGGCTGCGAAAAAATATCACCTTATGTTAATAAGATGGAAAATCCATCCACAGGATTTTCAAAAGGAATGATTACACTGGCTATCATGGTTGCTGTATGTGCAATTTTAGGTACAGTTTCTCTTGGAATGATGTTTGATTCAAATAATGTTCCTAAGGACTTAATGACTAATGGAGCTTATTATGCTTTTCAAAAATTAGGAGAGTATTATAAACTAGGGAATTTCTTTGTAATAATATATGCAATTACAAATATCATTGCTCAATTTGCTGTATTAATTATATCTATTGATGCACCTTTACGTATGTTACTTGATAGTGCAGATGAAAGATTTATTCCTAAAAAAATGTTTGAAAAAAATAAGTATGGTTCATATAAAAATGGAAATAAACTTATTTTAGTAATTGTATCAATATTAATTGTAGTACCAGCCATAGGAATTGGTAGCGTGGATGAATTAGTTAAATGGCTAGTAAAATTAAATGCTGTATGTATGCCTCTTAGATATTTATGGGTATTTGCTGCATATGTTGCATTGAAAAAAGCAGGACAGAAATTTAATAGAGAATATTATTTTGTAAAGAATGATAAATTAGGTATGATCTTAGGTTCATGGTGTTTTGTATTTACAGCATTTGCATGTATAGGTGGTATGTACTCTACAGATCCTTTTAAATTCATACTTAATATTGTAACTCCATTTGTACTAATAGGTTTAGGAGTAATTATGCCTTATCTTGCCAAAAAGAATGATGCTTAG
- the deoC gene encoding deoxyribose-phosphate aldolase, translated as MKLSKYIDHTLLKPQATEKDILKLIEEAKIYDFASVCINPSWVKLAHENLKDTDVKVCTVIGFPLGATSTSTKIYETQVAIEDGADEIDMVISVGQLKSENDEYVREEIKKIVEASKDKLVKVIIETCLLTKEEKIKACILAKEAGADYVKTSTGFSTGGAKPEDIKLMRETVGENMGVKASGGIHTKEEMETMIENGATRIGASCGVQLIK; from the coding sequence TATTAAAACCACAAGCAACAGAAAAGGATATATTAAAGCTCATTGAAGAAGCTAAAATTTATGATTTTGCATCAGTTTGTATAAATCCTAGCTGGGTTAAATTGGCACATGAAAATTTGAAAGATACAGATGTTAAGGTTTGCACTGTTATAGGATTTCCACTTGGAGCCACTTCAACTTCTACTAAAATATATGAAACACAAGTTGCTATAGAAGATGGTGCAGATGAAATAGATATGGTTATTTCTGTTGGACAACTTAAATCAGAAAATGATGAATATGTAAGAGAAGAAATTAAAAAAATTGTAGAAGCATCAAAGGATAAATTAGTTAAAGTAATCATAGAAACATGTTTATTGACAAAAGAAGAAAAAATAAAAGCATGTATTTTAGCTAAAGAAGCAGGTGCAGATTATGTAAAAACTTCAACTGGATTTTCAACTGGGGGAGCAAAGCCAGAAGATATTAAATTAATGAGAGAAACTGTTGGTGAAAATATGGGAGTTAAAGCTTCTGGAGGAATTCATACTAAAGAAGAAATGGAAACTATGATTGAAAATGGAGCTACAAGAATTGGAGCAAGTTGTGGAGTACAACTTATAAAATAA
- the rbsK gene encoding ribokinase, which produces MDIAVIGSNMVDLISYIDRMPKEGETLEASSFKMGCGGKGANQAVVAARLKSEVMMVSKVGDDLFGQNTIKNLKDSGVNTDFVTVEKNQASGVAPIFVDKESKNSILIIKGANKNLSPKDIDDASEELKKCSLIILQLEIELETVYYAIDFANKNNIPVLLNPAPASKELDFNYLCKCDFFMPNETELEILTNRPVNTMEEIKEAAYLIMDKGVKNVIVTMGDKGVLWINKDEEHFIKAHKVDPVDTTGAGDGFIGCFAHFYVNRRNILLALEKATTYAALSVTRYGTQTSYPTNEEFEEFLKLI; this is translated from the coding sequence ATGGATATTGCAGTTATTGGTTCAAATATGGTAGATTTGATAAGCTATATTGATAGAATGCCTAAAGAAGGGGAAACCTTAGAGGCATCAAGCTTTAAAATGGGATGTGGAGGCAAAGGTGCAAACCAAGCTGTTGTAGCTGCAAGATTAAAATCAGAAGTTATGATGGTAAGTAAGGTTGGAGATGATTTATTTGGCCAAAATACTATTAAAAATTTAAAAGATAGTGGTGTAAATACTGATTTTGTAACTGTTGAAAAAAATCAAGCTAGTGGAGTTGCACCTATTTTTGTTGATAAGGAATCAAAAAATAGTATTTTAATTATTAAAGGTGCTAATAAAAATTTATCTCCTAAGGACATAGATGATGCAAGTGAAGAATTGAAAAAATGTTCTTTAATTATTTTACAATTGGAAATCGAATTAGAAACTGTTTATTATGCTATAGATTTTGCTAATAAAAACAATATACCTGTATTGTTAAATCCAGCTCCTGCTTCAAAAGAACTTGATTTTAATTATCTTTGCAAATGTGATTTCTTTATGCCAAATGAAACAGAATTGGAGATTCTAACAAATAGACCTGTAAATACAATGGAAGAGATAAAAGAAGCTGCTTATTTAATTATGGACAAAGGTGTTAAAAATGTAATTGTAACAATGGGGGATAAAGGCGTATTATGGATAAATAAGGATGAAGAACATTTTATAAAAGCACATAAAGTTGATCCAGTAGATACTACCGGTGCTGGGGATGGCTTTATTGGATGCTTTGCGCATTTTTATGTGAATAGAAGAAATATATTGTTAGCCCTTGAGAAAGCCACAACTTATGCAGCACTTAGTGTTACAAGATATGGAACTCAAACATCCTATCCTACAAATGAAGAATTTGAGGAATTTTTAAAATTAATTTAG